In Homo sapiens chromosome 19 genomic scaffold, GRCh38.p14 alternate locus group ALT_REF_LOCI_3 HSCHR19LRC_LRC_I_CTG3_1, one genomic interval encodes:
- the GP6 gene encoding platelet glycoprotein VI isoform 1 precursor (isoform 1 precursor is encoded by transcript variant 1) produces the protein MSPSPTALFCLGLCLGRVPAQSGPLPKPSLQALPSSLVPLEKPVTLRCQGPPGVDLYRLEKLSSSRYQDQAVLFIPAMKRSLAGRYRCSYQNGSLWSLPSDQLELVATGVFAKPSLSAQPGPAVSSGGDVTLQCQTRYGFDQFALYKEGDPAPYKNPERWYRASFPIITVTAAHSGTYRCYSFSSRDPYLWSAPSDPLELVVTGTSVTPSRLPTEPPSPVAEFSEATAELTVSFTNEVFTTETSRSITASPKESDSPAGESCPPVLHQGQPGPDMPRGCDPNNPGGVSGRGLAQPEEAPAAQGQGCAEAASAPPAPPADPEIKRGSGWRPTGCSQPRVMFMTAEPQARSYPREGSWHGRRLKDWRVWSVEAGGQRLQLWKRGHAASSWCSIREPFGQCLSVCLPLCLRAPSIWDGRNLWRPHPPPCTLWMTWYPGWTTYWPLSSTSLIWAPDGSLRFPALRVDSVPSSVQNPPVLPFGPLCSCLVFPRNSHPHSISHCGLTNLLSSLRTGLAGSLGMSFIFLSVKLARCPLPFTLENKISLCNMVKPHLYQQNKKTQKLARCGGASLYSQQLRGLRWENGLSLGGRGCSELRSHHCTLARVTKPDFVSKNTGMNMSITLI, from the exons gGCTGTGTCTGGGGCGTGTGCCAGCGCAGAGTG GACCGCTCCCCAAGCCCTCCCTCCAGGCTCTGCCCAGCTCCCTGGTGCCCCTGGAGAAGCCAGTGACCCTCCGGTGCCAGGGACCTCCGGGCGTGGACCTGTACCGCCTGGAGAAGCTGAGTTCCAGCAGGTACCAGGATCAGGCAGTCCTCTTCATCCCGGCCATGAAGAGAAGTCTGGCTGGACGCTACCGCTGCTCCTACCAGAACGGAAGCCTCTGGTCCCTGCCCAGCGACCAGCTGGAGCTCGTTGCCACGG gAGTTTTTGCCAAACCCTCGCTCTCAGCCCAGCCCGGCCCGGCGGTGTCGTCAGGAGGGGACGTAACCCTACAGTGTCAGACTCGGTATGGCTTTGACCAATTTGCTCTGTACAAGGAAGGGGACCCTGCGCCCTACAAGAATCCCGAGAGATGGTACAGGGCTAGTTTTCCCATCATCACGGTGACCGCCGCCCACAGCGGAACCTACCGATGCTACAGCTTCTCCAGCAGGGACCCATACCTGTGGTCAGCCCCCAGCGACCCCCTGGAGCTTGTGGTCACAG GAACCTCTGTGACCCCCAGCCGGTTACCAACAGAACCACCTTCCCCGGTAGCAG aaTTCTCAGAAGCCACCGCTGAACTGACCGTCTCATTCACAAACGAAGTCTTCACAACTG AGACTTCTAGGAGTATCACCGCCAGTCCAAAGGAGTCAGACTCTCCAGCTGGTGA GTCCTGCCCGCCAGTACTACACCAAGGGCAACCTGGTCCGGATATGCCTCGGGGCTGTGATCCTAATAATCCTGGCGGGGTTTCTGGCAGAGGACTGGCACAGCCGGAGGAAGCGCCTGCGGCACAGGGGCAGGGCTGTGCAGAGGCCGCTTCCGCCCCTCCCGCCCCTCCCGCTGACCCGGAAATCAAACGGGGGTCAGGATGGAGGCCGACAGGATGTTCACAGCCGCGGGTTATGTTCATGACCGCTGAACCCCAGGCACGGTCGTATCCAAGGGAGGGATCATGGCATGGGAGGCGACTCAAAGACTGGCGTGTGTGGAGCGTGGAAGCAGGAGGGCAGAGGCTACAGCTGTGGAAACGAGGCCATGCTGCCTCCTCCTGGTGTTCCATCAGGGAGCCGTTCGGccagtgtctgtctgtctgtctgcctctctgtctGAGGGCACCCTCCATTTGGGATGGAAGGAATCTGTGGAGACCCCATCCTCCTCCCTGCACACTGTGGATGACATGGTACCCTGGCTGGACCACATACTGGCCTCTTTCTTCAACCTCTCTAATATGGGCTCCAGACGGATCTCTAAGGTTCCCAGCTCTCAGGGTTGACTCTGTTCCATCCTCTGTGCAAAATCCTCCCGTGCTTCCCTTTGGCCCTCTGTGCTCTTGTCTGGTTTTCCCCAGAAACTCTCACCCTCACTCCATCTCCCACTGCGGTCTAACAAATCTCCTTTCGTCTCTCAGAACGGGTCTTGCAGGCAGTTTGGGTATGTCATTCATTTTCCTTAGTGTAAAACTAGCACGTTGCCCGCTTCCCTTCACATTAGAAAACaagatcagcctgtgcaacatggtgaaacctcatctctaccaacaaaacaaaaaaacacaaaaattagccaggtgtggtggtgcatccctatactcccagcaactcagggggctgaggtgggagaatggcttgagcctgggaggcagaggttgcagtgagctgagatcacaccactgcactctagctcgGGTGACGAAGCctgactttgtctcaaaaaatacaggGATGAATATgtcaattaccctgatttga
- the GP6 gene encoding platelet glycoprotein VI isoform 2 precursor (isoform 2 precursor is encoded by transcript variant 2), with translation MSPSPTALFCLGLCLGRVPAQSGPLPKPSLQALPSSLVPLEKPVTLRCQGPPGVDLYRLEKLSSSRYQDQAVLFIPAMKRSLAGRYRCSYQNGSLWSLPSDQLELVATGVFAKPSLSAQPGPAVSSGGDVTLQCQTRYGFDQFALYKEGDPAPYKNPERWYRASFPIITVTAAHSGTYRCYSFSSRDPYLWSAPSDPLELVVTGTSVTPSRLPTEPPSPVAEFSEATAELTVSFTNEVFTTETSRSITASPKESDSPAGPARQYYTKGNLVRICLGAVILIILAGFLAEDWHSRRKRLRHRGRAVQRPLPPLPPLPLTRKSNGGQDGGRQDVHSRGLCS, from the exons gGCTGTGTCTGGGGCGTGTGCCAGCGCAGAGTG GACCGCTCCCCAAGCCCTCCCTCCAGGCTCTGCCCAGCTCCCTGGTGCCCCTGGAGAAGCCAGTGACCCTCCGGTGCCAGGGACCTCCGGGCGTGGACCTGTACCGCCTGGAGAAGCTGAGTTCCAGCAGGTACCAGGATCAGGCAGTCCTCTTCATCCCGGCCATGAAGAGAAGTCTGGCTGGACGCTACCGCTGCTCCTACCAGAACGGAAGCCTCTGGTCCCTGCCCAGCGACCAGCTGGAGCTCGTTGCCACGG gAGTTTTTGCCAAACCCTCGCTCTCAGCCCAGCCCGGCCCGGCGGTGTCGTCAGGAGGGGACGTAACCCTACAGTGTCAGACTCGGTATGGCTTTGACCAATTTGCTCTGTACAAGGAAGGGGACCCTGCGCCCTACAAGAATCCCGAGAGATGGTACAGGGCTAGTTTTCCCATCATCACGGTGACCGCCGCCCACAGCGGAACCTACCGATGCTACAGCTTCTCCAGCAGGGACCCATACCTGTGGTCAGCCCCCAGCGACCCCCTGGAGCTTGTGGTCACAG GAACCTCTGTGACCCCCAGCCGGTTACCAACAGAACCACCTTCCCCGGTAGCAG aaTTCTCAGAAGCCACCGCTGAACTGACCGTCTCATTCACAAACGAAGTCTTCACAACTG AGACTTCTAGGAGTATCACCGCCAGTCCAAAGGAGTCAGACTCTCCAGCTG GTCCTGCCCGCCAGTACTACACCAAGGGCAACCTGGTCCGGATATGCCTCGGGGCTGTGATCCTAATAATCCTGGCGGGGTTTCTGGCAGAGGACTGGCACAGCCGGAGGAAGCGCCTGCGGCACAGGGGCAGGGCTGTGCAGAGGCCGCTTCCGCCCCTCCCGCCCCTCCCGCTGACCCGGAAATCAAACGGGGGTCAGGATGGAGGCCGACAGGATGTTCACAGCCGCGGGTTATGTTCATGA
- the GP6 gene encoding platelet glycoprotein VI isoform 3 precursor (isoform 3 precursor is encoded by transcript variant 3), whose translation MSPSPTALFCLGLCLGRVPAQSGPLPKPSLQALPSSLVPLEKPVTLRCQGPPGVDLYRLEKLSSSRYQDQAVLFIPAMKRSLAGRYRCSYQNGSLWSLPSDQLELVATGVFAKPSLSAQPGPAVSSGGDVTLQCQTRYGFDQFALYKEGDPAPYKNPERWYRASFPIITVTAAHSGTYRCYSFSSRDPYLWSAPSDPLELVVTEFSEATAELTVSFTNEVFTTETSRSITASPKESDSPAGPARQYYTKGNLVRICLGAVILIILAGFLAEDWHSRRKRLRHRGRAVQRPLPPLPPLPLTRKSNGGQDGGRQDVHSRGLCS comes from the exons gGCTGTGTCTGGGGCGTGTGCCAGCGCAGAGTG GACCGCTCCCCAAGCCCTCCCTCCAGGCTCTGCCCAGCTCCCTGGTGCCCCTGGAGAAGCCAGTGACCCTCCGGTGCCAGGGACCTCCGGGCGTGGACCTGTACCGCCTGGAGAAGCTGAGTTCCAGCAGGTACCAGGATCAGGCAGTCCTCTTCATCCCGGCCATGAAGAGAAGTCTGGCTGGACGCTACCGCTGCTCCTACCAGAACGGAAGCCTCTGGTCCCTGCCCAGCGACCAGCTGGAGCTCGTTGCCACGG gAGTTTTTGCCAAACCCTCGCTCTCAGCCCAGCCCGGCCCGGCGGTGTCGTCAGGAGGGGACGTAACCCTACAGTGTCAGACTCGGTATGGCTTTGACCAATTTGCTCTGTACAAGGAAGGGGACCCTGCGCCCTACAAGAATCCCGAGAGATGGTACAGGGCTAGTTTTCCCATCATCACGGTGACCGCCGCCCACAGCGGAACCTACCGATGCTACAGCTTCTCCAGCAGGGACCCATACCTGTGGTCAGCCCCCAGCGACCCCCTGGAGCTTGTGGTCACAG aaTTCTCAGAAGCCACCGCTGAACTGACCGTCTCATTCACAAACGAAGTCTTCACAACTG AGACTTCTAGGAGTATCACCGCCAGTCCAAAGGAGTCAGACTCTCCAGCTG GTCCTGCCCGCCAGTACTACACCAAGGGCAACCTGGTCCGGATATGCCTCGGGGCTGTGATCCTAATAATCCTGGCGGGGTTTCTGGCAGAGGACTGGCACAGCCGGAGGAAGCGCCTGCGGCACAGGGGCAGGGCTGTGCAGAGGCCGCTTCCGCCCCTCCCGCCCCTCCCGCTGACCCGGAAATCAAACGGGGGTCAGGATGGAGGCCGACAGGATGTTCACAGCCGCGGGTTATGTTCATGA